A single Deinococcus planocerae DNA region contains:
- a CDS encoding C39 family peptidase: MRFLLPLLLASLLGGAGAASSQAPAGYVLSGMPLVHQTYNACGPASITQVLGYFGINASLADVSRLTRPTERSYMTAQAIVDFAPRVGLEARLYRGGSLETVRAAIRARLPLIALQSHVTPTQVIPHWRVVTGYDDARGQVYLMDPLLGYVLMNYADFNRVWADHQGEFAVMYPPGWREAVRRVIG; the protein is encoded by the coding sequence GTGCGCTTCCTGCTTCCTCTCCTTCTCGCCTCCCTGCTCGGCGGCGCCGGGGCAGCCTCGTCCCAGGCCCCGGCGGGATACGTCCTCTCCGGGATGCCGCTCGTCCACCAGACCTACAACGCCTGCGGCCCGGCGAGCATCACGCAGGTGCTGGGGTACTTCGGGATCAATGCCAGCCTCGCGGACGTGAGCCGCCTGACCCGCCCCACCGAGCGGTCCTACATGACGGCGCAGGCCATCGTGGACTTCGCGCCGAGGGTGGGCCTGGAAGCCCGGCTGTACCGCGGCGGATCGCTTGAAACTGTGCGTGCCGCGATTCGCGCCCGACTGCCCCTCATCGCCCTGCAATCGCACGTCACCCCGACGCAGGTCATCCCCCACTGGCGGGTGGTGACCGGGTACGACGACGCCCGCGGGCAGGTGTACCTGATGGACCCCCTGCTGGGCTACGTCCTGATGAACTACGCCGATTTCAACCGCGTCTGGGCCGACCACCAGGGGGAGTTCGCGGTGATGTACCCGCCGGGGTGGAGGGAGGCGGTGCGCAGGGTGATCGGGTAG